The window TGGTTTAACTGCCAGGTGAGAAAAGAAGCTTCCTTAGATTGAATCATTTTCTCTGTTTCCAGCATATCTTGGATCATTGCTTCGTAGTTGATGTCTTGTCTGCCATATCGATGGTTTTGCATTTTATCGTTTAGAATAATCCAGCGGGAAAAGGTTTCGGATACAGCCTCTTCATAATATGTCAGTGCTTCCCAATCTGTTTCAATGGCCGGAGTATCGCCATAACGAACCACCGTCAAATAGGCATCCACCAATTGCTGATAATCTTTTTTAACTTCTTCGTTTTCAATATCCCCTATCTTTTCTGGTGTCAGCTGTCCACCCATGGTATGATTTAAGGCTTCCATATAAGCCTCGTCGTAAATCTTTTGATGAAAGGTATCTATTAAGCCAGCCTGATGCAGCACCAACTTTTCGATCATCCTTTCCATTTCCTGAGTCGTCGCTTCAGCACCATGTTCTCTGATAAAAAGGCCTATAGAAGCTGCACTGTTTTCTTGTGGATCTAGTACCTGCTCCCATTTTTCCATGAAAGCTTGATTAAACCCTTCTGATGTTTCTTCCCTCTCTGTTGTTTCTATTGTTTCTGTTGTTTCCACCGTCTCTTCTTCTGTAGAAACCGGTTCTGTTGAGGCTGGTTGCTGGCATCCGGTCGTAAAAAGAATAATGGTCATGCCTATCCATAAAAGTTTTTTCATGCTTTTCCTCCATCTTACGTTATTTTTTCTTTAAGCTTGCCGAATAGGTATATTCGTAGTTGGGAAGTGTCGGTTCTCTTTCAGATACTTCCCGAAAAAGATCTACCTCGTATCCTTCTGCCAGGCCTGCAAGCCACAGGTGGCACAGTCCTATTCCCATGTCCATTCGATTAATTCGTTCATAGAGCATGGCTTTAAGCTTTCCTTTTTTAGCACAAAAAGCGTGTAAGGTATTTTCTTCTTCCACAAAAAACCAGGGTTGGCTATTGGTACCGGAAGGTGCCAACCGTACGGCTTCCATGATAGAGCTAAAATGGCTCCCCTGATAAATTTCTTCCATCTTTTTACGCTTGAACTCTGCCTTTGATTGACGATGAACTGGTTCAGAAGTTGGTCCAATGGCCAGTGCAATGACATAGTTCATGCCATCCTTTCCTACGGCTTTTTCCGTAGGTTTTCCTAAACCCAGCCAACAGGAGCCAATGCCCATATCTGACAGCATCAAATCTACTTGTTGTAAAAGAAAGCCGGCATTTTCCAAGTCATTAGGTTTTTCTTCAGAATAAAACAGCACATAATGGGGTGCTTTTATTGCCAGTAAACCTTTCATCGAATCGGCGTCCATGATCTTAATTTCTGTTTTGATATCATTTTCCAGTGGTGTCAGCTCTTCAATGGATTGTAAAATAGATTGAATCTTTTCTTCCTGCACTCTTTCCTGGGTAAACTTTCTACTGGATTTCCGCTTAAAAATCGCTGAATAATAGGCTTCCTGCATGGTATGACACCCTCCTTCTTTGCTTCTCTCTTTGCTTCTCTTTTGTCTTATACAATCCTGTTTATCTTATAACAGCTACCCTTAAGCACTTTGTTTATGATTCATTATACCCTAAAGGATTTATTCGCGGAAGAGGGACAAGGGGACGTTTCTCTCTGTCCCGCTCTCGAGTTCTAAAAAGACAAGGAATGCTTAAGTTATAGCACTCTCGCATTCCCTTTCTTGTGTTTGTCATATTTATCCGATTATCTTATCTATCAAATGGCTGCGATGGCTGCAGTAACTGTTACTGCCAAGGCTCTCCTTAAGGATGTATCATTTCCCACTGCTTCGCTTCTATATCGATTTTGAAAAAAGGACAAGAGAAACGTCCCCCTGTCCTTCATCCACTGTCATTATTTTCACGGATAATATCCCCTTCTTCCACTACACGCATCACTGGTACCAGGATTTCGAAGAAACTTCCATTTCCTTCTTCACTAGACACTTCTATGCTTCCATTCATTTGTTCAACCAGGGCTCTGGCGATGGAAAGTCCTATTCCCGTACCGGTAAACCGTTTGTGGTGCACTTCATCCCCCTGGAAAAAGGGATCAAAAATTCGCTCCACCAAGGCTTCGTTCATGCCGATTCCCGTGTCCTTCACACCAATGATCAACATTATTTCCTCCTGATTTTCGCCACCTGACGCATCCACTGATACGTCTATCCTTCCCGCCTGTGTAAACTTTACGGCATTGCTGATAATGTGCATCAGCAGTTCCCGCAGTTTGACTGCTTCTCCCTGTACCAGATCAGGTACATGACCACCCGTGCCAAGCTCCATTGCCAGCCCTTTTTCCACCACCATATGCCGGTAAAGGCTCATGACTTCTTTCACCAGACTTTCAGGCCGGAAAAGCTGCAGAACAGGTTCAGATTCTGTGTTAAGCAGTTTGTTGTACATCAGAATGTCATTCACCAGCTTGGTCAGGGCATTGGCCGACTGAAGGACCATCTGTGACAGTTCGGCCTGTTCTTCCGTCAGCTCAGTCAATTCCATTAGCTGCAGCATACCGCACAAACCATTAAGGGGGGTACGAAGCTCGTGGCTCATGTTGGCCAGAAACTGGTCTTTCACCTCCAAGGATGCCTCCAGCTCCGACTTCATTCTTCGCAAATCTTCTTCCACCTGCTTTTGTGAGGTTACGTCCAGATGGATGCCCACCAGTTGATGGTCCCCTTTTTCCCCCGCATGTTTCAACATCCCTCCTCTGGAAAGAACCCATATCCAGTGGCCTTCTTTGTGCTTTATCCGGAAAGTGTTTTCATAATCTCCCTGTGGGTTCTTCAGGTAGTTCTGGTATTTTTTCAGGGCAGGCTCCCGGTCATCCGGGTGCAGGCGTGACAGCCAAACCCCTTCCAGGCTTTTGTCCTGAAGCGTCTCAAATTTGTTTTTTTCAAAACCCATAAGGACAAAGTACTCCGGGCTGCACCAGAATTCATCTGTAGTCAGGTCGTACCCCCATACAGCCGCATGACTGGCATCAATAATCGCCTGCAGGTGGCTGTATGCCCAGGTCAGTTCCTGGTTATTTGCCTTAAGTTTTTGTTTTGTGGTACGCAATCCTACTATAATGACCAGCATTAACACCATGACTGCTCCCGCAGCAGTCCAAAACTGCCTGTTACGTAAAGCCAGTGCTTCTTGGGAGGCTATCTTATCGGTTATGTCAATCACTGCGGACAACAGCAGTGTCCTGTCATCTCTATCAAAGGGCCAGGAATACACTTCCACTGTTCTTATTTCTCCATTGGCCAGTTTATGAGGAAATATAAAATAATTTCGCTCTTCTATGGCGGCTTCCTGGCGTCTTTCAGCAATTTCCTCCGGAGTCAGCTGGTTGATGTCCTGGATCTTCATGGTTGTCAGCACATCCCCGCCATACCCATAAAAGGCTTCTGCTGCAGAATTAGCCCAGGTAATGGCACCGGTCTCAGGATCGATCACCAGCATCACCATCCCATGCCGGTTAAACATTTCTTCGAATTCCAGTAAAGGTATCTCTGGCGCGGGATGGGCCTGGACCTGTAAGGGCAGGTGACACAGCAGGAATCCTGCCAATAGAACGCCTGTCAGAAAAGCAGACAGAGTGATGCCGGTTTTTTTTCTTTGCCTCATGGTTATACGTCGCTCTCTCAAAGAATTTCCTCCTTACGCGATGTATTTCCTCTGCCCACTTACCATATCAG is drawn from Tindallia magadiensis and contains these coding sequences:
- a CDS encoding nitroreductase family protein, which encodes MQEAYYSAIFKRKSSRKFTQERVQEEKIQSILQSIEELTPLENDIKTEIKIMDADSMKGLLAIKAPHYVLFYSEEKPNDLENAGFLLQQVDLMLSDMGIGSCWLGLGKPTEKAVGKDGMNYVIALAIGPTSEPVHRQSKAEFKRKKMEEIYQGSHFSSIMEAVRLAPSGTNSQPWFFVEEENTLHAFCAKKGKLKAMLYERINRMDMGIGLCHLWLAGLAEGYEVDLFREVSEREPTLPNYEYTYSASLKKK
- a CDS encoding PAS domain-containing sensor histidine kinase, with protein sequence MRERRITMRQRKKTGITLSAFLTGVLLAGFLLCHLPLQVQAHPAPEIPLLEFEEMFNRHGMVMLVIDPETGAITWANSAAEAFYGYGGDVLTTMKIQDINQLTPEEIAERRQEAAIEERNYFIFPHKLANGEIRTVEVYSWPFDRDDRTLLLSAVIDITDKIASQEALALRNRQFWTAAGAVMVLMLVIIVGLRTTKQKLKANNQELTWAYSHLQAIIDASHAAVWGYDLTTDEFWCSPEYFVLMGFEKNKFETLQDKSLEGVWLSRLHPDDREPALKKYQNYLKNPQGDYENTFRIKHKEGHWIWVLSRGGMLKHAGEKGDHQLVGIHLDVTSQKQVEEDLRRMKSELEASLEVKDQFLANMSHELRTPLNGLCGMLQLMELTELTEEQAELSQMVLQSANALTKLVNDILMYNKLLNTESEPVLQLFRPESLVKEVMSLYRHMVVEKGLAMELGTGGHVPDLVQGEAVKLRELLMHIISNAVKFTQAGRIDVSVDASGGENQEEIMLIIGVKDTGIGMNEALVERIFDPFFQGDEVHHKRFTGTGIGLSIARALVEQMNGSIEVSSEEGNGSFFEILVPVMRVVEEGDIIRENNDSG